A genome region from Methanococcoides burtonii DSM 6242 includes the following:
- a CDS encoding dTDP-4-dehydrorhamnose 3,5-epimerase family protein produces the protein MIEGVIVNPVKIITGENGNVMHALKAEDDSYHGFGEAYFSTVNCGAIKAWKRHHEMTLNIVVPQGEIMFVLYDDRLESNTRGQIMEIKLSTENYQRLTIPPMVWMGFKGMGKDANILINIANIQHDPNESDHLDSHKNNINYDWG, from the coding sequence ATGATTGAAGGGGTTATTGTAAACCCAGTAAAGATTATCACTGGTGAAAATGGCAACGTAATGCATGCTTTAAAAGCAGAAGATGATTCATATCATGGATTTGGAGAAGCATATTTTTCAACTGTCAACTGTGGAGCAATAAAAGCATGGAAACGTCATCATGAGATGACCTTGAATATTGTAGTACCACAGGGAGAAATAATGTTCGTACTCTATGACGATAGGCTTGAATCCAACACTCGTGGACAAATAATGGAAATCAAGCTGTCTACAGAGAACTACCAGAGGTTGACAATTCCACCAATGGTATGGATGGGGTTCAAAGGTATGGGAAAAGATGCGAATATCCTTATAAACATTGCAAACATTCAACATGATCCGAATGAGAGCGACCATCTGGACTCCCACAAAAACAATATAAATTATGATTGGGGATGA
- the rfbF gene encoding glucose-1-phosphate cytidylyltransferase — MKTVILAGGLGTRLAEYTDIRPKPMVEIGGQPILWHIMNLYAHYGNKDFFVALGYKGEVIKEYFLNYYSLKSDFTVNLGNGDVDCLEKKTVDWNVTLVDTGLNSMTGGRIKRLKEYIEDDTFMVTYGDGVSNVNIEKLIEFHKTHGKMATVTAVHPSARFGELVISDKNEVISFKEKPQTNQGWINGGFFVFEPEFLDYIGSDSTVLEEDPLETIAKKGELMSYRHDGFWQCMDTVRDRNVLEELWQRENAPWKVWK; from the coding sequence ATGAAAACCGTAATTTTAGCAGGTGGATTGGGTACTCGTTTAGCTGAATATACCGATATCAGACCTAAACCAATGGTAGAGATTGGAGGACAACCTATCCTTTGGCATATTATGAACCTTTATGCCCATTATGGAAACAAGGATTTCTTTGTTGCATTGGGATATAAAGGGGAAGTTATCAAAGAGTATTTCCTAAATTACTATTCTCTGAAATCAGATTTTACAGTAAACCTAGGAAATGGTGATGTGGATTGTCTTGAGAAAAAGACTGTAGACTGGAATGTCACATTAGTCGATACGGGTTTAAATTCAATGACCGGTGGTAGAATAAAACGATTAAAAGAATACATTGAAGATGATACTTTTATGGTAACATATGGAGATGGGGTTTCCAACGTTAATATCGAAAAACTTATAGAATTCCATAAAACCCATGGAAAAATGGCTACCGTTACAGCTGTACACCCTTCTGCAAGATTTGGAGAACTTGTTATCTCTGACAAAAACGAAGTCATTTCATTCAAAGAAAAACCACAGACAAACCAAGGATGGATAAATGGAGGGTTCTTTGTATTTGAACCCGAGTTTTTGGATTATATTGGATCAGATTCTACTGTTCTTGAAGAAGATCCACTCGAGACCATTGCAAAGAAAGGGGAATTAATGTCATACCGTCACGATGGATTCTGGCAGTGCATGGATACTGTACGGGATAGAAATGTACTGGAAGAGCTCTGGCAAAGAGAAAATGCCCCATGGAAGGTTTGGAAGTAA
- a CDS encoding DegT/DnrJ/EryC1/StrS family aminotransferase, translated as MEGLEVMSDNTIRLSRSVIGEEEKKAVLDVLDRQYLGMGQDVLYFEQELATYFAREAVCVNTGTAALHLALQALGVGPGDEVLVQSLTYVASFQAISATGARPVPCDIDPDTITLNVDDAKKRITEHTRVVMPVHYASSVGPLDEIYEFAQDNDLRVVEDAAQAFGTYYNDKKVGSFGDIACFSFDGIKNITSGEGGAVVTDDKEVLQRVKDARLLGVEKDTEKRYSGDRSWDFDVSMQGWRYHMSNVMAAIGIEQFKKFPIFAEKRKELLKRYQSNLANINSIELLKQDANQIVPHIFVIKLKNYDRNTLRKMLEDVGIPTGIHYKPNHKLSYYDTGVELPCTDTVAKEILTLPLHPELQISDVDHICEMLKQCLGI; from the coding sequence ATGGAAGGTTTGGAAGTAATGTCAGACAATACTATCCGCCTGTCAAGATCAGTTATTGGGGAAGAAGAAAAGAAAGCTGTTCTTGATGTACTGGATAGGCAATATCTGGGAATGGGGCAGGATGTCCTATATTTTGAACAAGAGCTTGCCACTTATTTTGCCAGAGAGGCTGTATGCGTCAATACTGGCACTGCTGCCCTTCATCTTGCCCTTCAGGCACTTGGAGTAGGTCCCGGAGATGAGGTGCTTGTACAATCTTTGACATACGTTGCATCCTTTCAGGCAATATCTGCCACAGGGGCACGCCCTGTGCCCTGTGACATAGACCCCGACACGATAACCCTAAATGTTGACGATGCTAAAAAACGAATAACAGAACATACTCGTGTTGTAATGCCTGTTCATTATGCCAGTAGTGTAGGACCACTGGATGAGATATATGAATTTGCCCAGGATAATGACCTGCGAGTAGTGGAAGATGCTGCTCAAGCTTTTGGAACATACTACAACGATAAGAAAGTTGGCAGCTTCGGAGACATTGCATGTTTTAGTTTTGACGGTATCAAAAATATCACATCTGGAGAAGGCGGAGCTGTTGTTACCGATGATAAAGAAGTATTGCAAAGGGTAAAGGATGCGCGGCTTCTTGGAGTGGAAAAAGATACTGAGAAAAGATACAGTGGAGATAGAAGCTGGGATTTTGATGTGAGTATGCAAGGATGGCGATATCACATGAGCAATGTGATGGCTGCTATTGGTATTGAACAATTTAAAAAGTTCCCGATATTTGCAGAAAAAAGAAAGGAACTATTGAAGCGTTATCAAAGCAACCTTGCAAATATAAATTCGATCGAACTTCTTAAACAGGATGCAAACCAAATTGTACCCCATATTTTTGTGATCAAGCTCAAAAACTATGACCGTAATACTCTAAGGAAAATGCTCGAGGATGTTGGAATCCCTACGGGGATCCATTACAAACCAAATCACAAACTGAGCTATTACGATACTGGAGTTGAACTTCCATGTACAGATACAGTTGCAAAAGAAATATTAACACTACCATTGCACCCCGAACTTCAGATTTCCGATGTAGATCACATTTGTGAAATGTTGAAACAATGCTTGGGGATATAA
- a CDS encoding glycosyltransferase family 2 protein — MVLPNTIDSPTISIIMNCFNCSKYLKEAIDSVYAQTYEDWEIIFWDNVSTDNSAEIANSYDNKLRYFCGNKNVPLGYARNLAIEKIQGKYIAFLDCDDMWLPTKLEKQMAIFESTSNVKLVFSDCNIVDSQHNIINRSFAVQTPARGNVFEKLLMSYNFIPLVTAMIEKDVLDDVGCFDNTYRIAEEYDMFLRIAYKYPIDFVDEPLAEYRVHDSNCSHRQDIGIKEELMIMDHWKNTATHIEKKISIQLKKKILKRKAALYVYYIVSKLKLPKRFSKYY, encoded by the coding sequence ATGGTTCTCCCCAACACAATTGATTCACCAACGATCAGCATAATAATGAATTGTTTTAATTGTTCCAAATATCTGAAAGAAGCTATCGATAGCGTCTACGCACAAACCTATGAGGATTGGGAGATCATTTTCTGGGATAATGTCTCTACTGACAATAGTGCTGAAATTGCTAACAGTTACGATAATAAATTGCGGTATTTTTGTGGGAATAAGAATGTACCTCTGGGATATGCACGAAATCTTGCAATTGAAAAGATACAGGGAAAATATATTGCATTTCTGGATTGTGATGACATGTGGTTGCCAACGAAACTGGAAAAACAGATGGCAATATTTGAGTCTACCTCTAATGTAAAGTTGGTATTCTCAGACTGCAATATAGTCGATTCACAACATAATATTATAAACAGGTCATTTGCCGTACAAACTCCTGCTCGAGGAAACGTCTTTGAAAAATTGCTTATGTCATACAATTTCATCCCGCTAGTGACCGCAATGATTGAAAAGGATGTGCTTGATGATGTCGGGTGTTTCGATAACACATATAGGATAGCAGAAGAATATGATATGTTCCTTCGTATTGCTTATAAATATCCAATTGACTTTGTCGATGAACCACTTGCTGAATACAGAGTACATGACAGCAATTGTAGTCATAGACAGGATATTGGGATAAAAGAAGAACTTATGATAATGGATCATTGGAAAAATACAGCAACTCACATTGAAAAAAAGATAAGCATTCAATTAAAGAAGAAGATACTGAAGCGTAAAGCTGCATTATATGTATATTATATTGTATCCAAGTTAAAATTGCCAAAGAGATTTTCTAAATATTATTAA